A stretch of the Streptococcus himalayensis genome encodes the following:
- a CDS encoding minor capsid protein — MADVRVAVDLAGVEKKVSPQAMQRGKIAAGNEALLIMDSSVPLRAGGGALRASGRVEPNGDVSYNTVYARAQFYGTNGIVVFRKYTTPGTGKRWDKPLKANIEKLKKAAIKGMGIR, encoded by the coding sequence ATGGCCGATGTCAGAGTGGCCGTTGACTTAGCAGGAGTGGAGAAAAAAGTATCTCCCCAAGCTATGCAACGTGGCAAAATTGCCGCAGGTAACGAGGCTTTGCTGATTATGGATAGCTCTGTACCTCTTAGGGCTGGCGGAGGAGCATTAAGAGCCTCTGGGCGTGTAGAACCTAATGGGGATGTGAGCTATAACACAGTTTATGCCAGAGCACAGTTTTACGGTACTAATGGGATTGTTGTTTTTAGGAAATATACGACCCCTGGTACTGGTAAGCGATGGGATAAACCGTTAAAAGCAAATATAGAAAAACTGAAAAAAGCAGCTATTAAAGGAATGGGTATTAGATAA
- a CDS encoding phage portal protein, whose amino-acid sequence MNLIQKVKDFFNRGRYNMETSHLNSILDHPKVAVTPSEFSRIKHNLSYYQSKFDDIEYINTDGDRKRRKMQHLPIARTAAKKIASLVYNEQAEITAEDETLNEFLNDMLGNDRFNKNFERYLESALALGGLAMRPYVDGDKIRVAFIQAPVFLPLQSNTQDVSSAAILTKTIKTENRKNVYYTLVEFHEWVTPDGQEVGSTKDKSLYRITNELYKSTSDSSLGERVHLNELYPDLQPVTPIQGLSRPLFTYLKTPGMNNKDINSPLGLSIFDNAKTTIDFINRTYDEFMWEIKMGQRRVIVPEQLTQLKVQDNQGNITFKRRFDIEQNVYMQVGAGNMDSGGIVDLTTPIRSSDYISAISEGLKLFEMQIGVSSGMFTFDGQGVKTATEIVSENSDTYQMRNSIVALVEQSIKELCVSMCELGKAVGIYKGTIPELDDISVNLDDGVFTDRHAELDYWMKMVAAGFATQKRGIAKTLNITEEEAEKELAEINGELPPESDIELALYSKGQQNTVGNSKDTVEREDDAKV is encoded by the coding sequence ATGAACTTAATACAGAAAGTAAAGGACTTTTTTAATCGTGGGAGGTATAACATGGAAACATCACATTTAAACAGTATCTTAGACCATCCAAAGGTAGCTGTCACACCGTCAGAATTTAGCAGGATAAAGCACAATCTAAGCTATTATCAATCTAAGTTTGATGATATTGAGTACATCAATACAGATGGCGATAGAAAACGTAGAAAGATGCAACATTTACCAATCGCACGTACAGCAGCTAAGAAGATTGCTAGCTTAGTTTACAATGAACAAGCAGAAATCACAGCAGAAGATGAAACATTAAATGAGTTTTTGAATGATATGCTGGGCAATGATAGGTTCAATAAAAACTTTGAACGGTATTTGGAGAGTGCCTTGGCACTTGGTGGACTTGCTATGCGGCCTTACGTTGATGGCGATAAAATCCGCGTGGCATTTATTCAAGCACCCGTATTTTTGCCATTACAAAGCAATACTCAGGATGTATCAAGTGCCGCTATCTTGACTAAGACAATCAAGACAGAAAACAGAAAGAATGTGTACTATACACTTGTTGAGTTCCATGAGTGGGTAACACCAGATGGGCAAGAAGTAGGCAGTACGAAAGATAAGAGCCTATACCGTATCACGAATGAGCTTTATAAATCAACATCAGATAGCTCATTAGGGGAGCGTGTGCATTTGAATGAATTATATCCAGACTTACAACCAGTAACACCAATTCAAGGATTGTCACGCCCATTATTCACCTACTTAAAAACGCCCGGCATGAATAACAAAGACATCAATAGCCCATTGGGCTTATCTATTTTTGATAATGCTAAGACAACCATTGACTTTATCAATCGTACTTATGATGAGTTCATGTGGGAGATTAAGATGGGGCAAAGGCGTGTGATTGTGCCAGAGCAGCTCACACAATTAAAGGTGCAGGATAACCAAGGGAATATCACTTTTAAACGCCGCTTTGATATTGAGCAGAACGTGTATATGCAAGTTGGGGCAGGAAATATGGATAGTGGGGGCATTGTTGACCTTACAACACCTATTCGATCATCAGATTACATCTCAGCTATTTCAGAGGGGCTTAAACTTTTTGAAATGCAGATTGGGGTATCTAGCGGCATGTTTACCTTTGACGGTCAGGGGGTCAAAACAGCAACAGAGATTGTCAGTGAGAACTCTGATACCTACCAAATGAGAAATAGCATTGTTGCACTTGTTGAGCAATCTATTAAAGAACTTTGCGTGTCTATGTGTGAGCTTGGTAAGGCTGTTGGTATTTATAAGGGGACTATCCCAGAACTGGATGATATTTCTGTCAATCTTGATGATGGGGTGTTTACTGATAGACATGCAGAGCTTGATTACTGGATGAAGATGGTAGCGGCTGGATTTGCGACACAGAAAAGAGGAATTGCCAAGACCCTCAACATCACAGAGGAGGAGGCGGAGAAAGAACTTGCTGAAATCAATGGCGAATTACCACCAGAGAGTGATATAGAGCTTGCTCTATACAGTAAAGGTCAACAAAATACAGTAGGAAACAGTAAAGATACAGTAGAGAGAGAAGATGATGCCAAAGTTTAG
- a CDS encoding phage tail tube protein yields the protein MARMKNAKRKHEIAPFDPKNPMVEPTGDAWKRLAKYIETIDDETDEDTDDTGYYDGDGTPEETVLSVVGGYSFEGLFDPEDAAQAMIAAMKYKTGDARRVWHRVTSSDGKKTYTQVANVSEIKAGAGDATAYEEFGCTLKWIKEPVEKGIGG from the coding sequence ATGGCTCGTATGAAAAATGCGAAACGCAAACATGAGATTGCGCCGTTTGACCCTAAAAATCCAATGGTTGAACCAACAGGGGATGCTTGGAAACGCCTAGCTAAGTACATTGAAACTATTGACGATGAAACAGATGAAGATACGGACGATACTGGATACTATGACGGAGATGGTACGCCAGAAGAAACGGTATTATCTGTTGTAGGTGGCTACTCATTTGAGGGACTGTTTGATCCAGAAGATGCAGCACAAGCCATGATTGCAGCGATGAAGTACAAGACAGGCGATGCCCGCCGTGTATGGCATCGAGTGACTAGCTCTGATGGTAAAAAGACCTATACACAGGTTGCCAATGTATCTGAAATCAAAGCTGGTGCAGGAGATGCAACAGCTTATGAAGAATTTGGTTGCACGCTCAAATGGATTAAAGAGCCTGTTGAAAAAGGTATTGGAGGATAA
- a CDS encoding Gp15 family bacteriophage protein yields the protein MFDISKKMDDKLVLNDKEYQLLLSFDRVLWVFDMWGNQAIPPELKPKLALAKLTDDMTFKDMETLEALELYTEVFENHLQVTRAIDEVDRYDIEGNVMPKKPKDNLDSDDKPLFSIKYDGEYIFSSFMQAYHIDLIEQQGKLHWQKFNALLSGLPDGTKFVEVMKIRAWKPSKGESPKEKQRMRELQEQYALPNF from the coding sequence ATGTTTGATATTTCCAAAAAAATGGATGACAAGCTGGTACTGAATGATAAAGAGTATCAGCTTTTATTGTCGTTTGATAGGGTCTTATGGGTTTTTGATATGTGGGGAAACCAAGCTATCCCACCAGAGTTAAAACCAAAACTAGCTTTAGCCAAACTAACGGATGATATGACTTTTAAGGATATGGAAACATTGGAGGCTTTAGAGCTTTATACAGAAGTCTTTGAAAATCATTTACAGGTTACTAGAGCTATCGATGAGGTTGATAGGTATGACATTGAGGGAAATGTGATGCCTAAAAAGCCTAAAGATAACCTAGATAGCGATGATAAGCCCTTGTTTAGTATCAAATATGATGGTGAGTACATTTTTTCATCGTTTATGCAAGCCTATCACATTGATTTGATTGAACAACAAGGTAAATTACATTGGCAGAAATTCAACGCTTTATTATCTGGTTTACCAGATGGTACAAAGTTTGTTGAAGTCATGAAAATTAGGGCTTGGAAACCATCCAAAGGGGAAAGCCCTAAAGAAAAACAAAGAATGCGTGAGTTACAAGAACAGTACGCATTGCCGAATTTTTAA
- a CDS encoding minor capsid protein, which yields MQNNKNFQEVLLAHINNIKDIPLKARLDYFEDNQDDLVINALSGGIIEKEYMDGTREVSLPFEIAVKSKTNAVAIDTIWLINGDLSSFDIELPSSDNSYTFLSLKVDKPGINGKDEQGYFVYSMQVIATLEITGG from the coding sequence ATGCAAAACAACAAAAACTTTCAAGAGGTGCTACTAGCCCACATTAACAACATCAAGGATATACCGCTTAAAGCAAGGCTAGATTATTTTGAGGATAATCAAGATGATTTAGTCATCAATGCTTTGAGTGGGGGCATTATTGAAAAAGAGTATATGGATGGTACTAGGGAGGTATCACTACCATTTGAAATTGCTGTAAAGAGTAAGACAAATGCAGTAGCTATTGATACCATTTGGCTCATCAATGGTGATTTATCATCATTTGATATTGAACTACCTAGTAGCGATAACTCTTATACTTTCCTATCGTTGAAGGTGGATAAGCCTGGTATCAACGGTAAGGATGAACAAGGTTACTTTGTTTATTCTATGCAAGTAATCGCAACATTAGAAATTACAGGAGGATGA
- a CDS encoding distal tail protein Dit: MTTMTFNKVDMSKYFRITDIIRPIGNSRSITTDDAPDIGVNIQQIKIDAKVITVKFDMKTSTPQEMETLKHELAGVLNVNEPVKILFDDEPDKYYLGIPIDDVTPDSLTRWFQRSEIKFLIPDGVAHSTTYKKLDSFINATVTSEKVVFDITNNGTTPAYPIITVNHDAENGYIGLVNKDSAMELGKREGEQREVYQQSETLFDYRDQRIVTGYSAAQKNVAILNDTVQRLNSTSRIVDNWGRKHIELANRGGTVGNNAVSLTWDIPNDSSGAGGSLNDYIWWRQVFWLGSANQLGFIKLMVSDESGQFLYGVETYKRQYGLECEYNFMATDGKGGYTMLKRWRFTGTHRNDQNPFNEPRGWSDLRRNDDVVTVYWWGGYHRIVIPQIKGRKSAKIHLALGTLGSAPIVTHMYLDSLLYVKDFVTKYRDIPNRYPAGTEVIVNSEVDTVTVNGLSKISDVVHGSEWLAIPPGKSQLECYFSSFVRDKPRIKIEFEERWL, from the coding sequence ATGACAACCATGACTTTTAATAAAGTAGATATGTCAAAGTATTTCAGAATAACCGATATTATTCGCCCTATTGGAAATAGTCGGAGCATCACAACAGATGATGCTCCTGATATTGGGGTGAATATTCAGCAAATTAAAATTGATGCTAAGGTTATCACAGTGAAATTTGATATGAAAACAAGTACACCACAAGAAATGGAGACTTTAAAGCATGAATTGGCAGGGGTTTTGAATGTCAATGAACCTGTGAAAATCTTGTTTGATGATGAGCCAGATAAGTACTATCTTGGTATTCCAATTGATGATGTGACACCAGATAGCTTGACACGTTGGTTTCAGCGTTCAGAAATTAAGTTTCTAATTCCTGATGGTGTGGCACATAGTACAACGTATAAGAAGTTGGATAGTTTTATCAACGCTACGGTGACGAGTGAAAAGGTGGTCTTTGATATTACCAATAATGGAACAACTCCAGCTTATCCGATTATCACGGTAAACCATGACGCTGAGAATGGCTATATTGGGCTTGTGAACAAGGATAGTGCCATGGAATTAGGAAAGCGAGAAGGGGAACAAAGAGAAGTCTATCAGCAGTCAGAAACCTTGTTTGATTATCGCGATCAAAGAATTGTAACAGGGTATAGCGCTGCTCAAAAGAATGTAGCCATTTTAAATGACACTGTTCAACGATTGAATAGTACTTCTAGGATTGTGGATAACTGGGGTAGAAAACATATTGAATTGGCCAATCGAGGAGGCACGGTTGGCAATAATGCGGTTAGTCTAACGTGGGATATTCCTAATGATAGTTCTGGTGCTGGAGGTTCTTTGAATGACTATATTTGGTGGAGACAGGTTTTTTGGCTTGGTTCTGCTAATCAGTTGGGCTTTATCAAGCTCATGGTATCTGATGAAAGTGGCCAATTTCTTTACGGAGTGGAGACCTATAAACGCCAATATGGTTTGGAGTGTGAGTATAACTTTATGGCTACTGATGGTAAGGGAGGTTATACGATGCTCAAACGTTGGAGATTTACAGGAACGCATAGGAATGACCAAAATCCGTTTAATGAACCTAGAGGCTGGTCGGATTTACGAAGAAATGATGATGTAGTCACTGTTTATTGGTGGGGCGGCTATCATCGTATTGTGATTCCTCAAATCAAGGGGAGAAAGTCAGCTAAGATTCATTTGGCTCTTGGTACACTTGGTTCTGCTCCAATCGTCACTCACATGTATCTAGATAGTTTGCTTTATGTGAAGGACTTTGTAACCAAGTACAGGGATATTCCTAATCGCTATCCAGCAGGGACAGAGGTTATTGTCAATAGTGAGGTGGACACTGTAACCGTCAATGGTCTCAGCAAGATTTCAGATGTCGTTCATGGATCGGAGTGGTTGGCGATTCCTCCTGGTAAGAGTCAGTTGGAGTGTTATTTTTCTAGTTTTGTACGAGATAAGCCGAGAATTAAGATAGAGTTTGAAGAAAGGTGGTTGTAA
- a CDS encoding putative minor capsid protein, which yields MIDKRLLQDVVTVRKIEGKDDYGDVTYSEPLDIKPVRFDRSVAITGTNNSKIRQKAGVVYIYPKFVSVTVDDSWLGAIVNDGVRDYLVTGYQSNYLNGKIFSYEVEVT from the coding sequence ATGATCGATAAGCGTTTATTACAAGATGTTGTGACAGTTCGTAAGATTGAAGGAAAAGATGATTATGGAGATGTAACGTATTCTGAGCCACTGGATATTAAACCAGTAAGGTTTGATAGGTCAGTGGCTATTACAGGGACTAACAACTCTAAAATCAGGCAGAAAGCAGGTGTTGTTTACATTTACCCTAAGTTTGTGAGTGTGACAGTCGATGATAGTTGGCTGGGTGCAATCGTAAATGATGGGGTGCGTGATTACCTTGTGACAGGTTATCAATCCAATTACCTTAATGGCAAGATTTTTAGTTATGAAGTTGAGGTTACTTAA
- a CDS encoding phage scaffolding protein gives MAFTTEALQEFGLTKEQIKDVFALHGKDLNAVKSELETATQERDSLKSQLQNTEAQLDTLKADANTSAEQKEALDKLRAEYNKFKADAAAEIAQTKKVNAINLALKDTTAHNPSTLMKFIDVDAVELDENGTPKLDDIITGLKESDPYLFKSDDDSTPNPNIVPPGNPAASGAGVSDPFQAIIDGYK, from the coding sequence ATGGCATTTACAACAGAGGCGTTACAAGAATTTGGGTTGACGAAAGAACAGATTAAAGATGTATTTGCTTTACATGGTAAAGACTTAAATGCTGTTAAATCGGAACTTGAGACAGCAACCCAAGAGCGAGATAGCCTTAAATCACAGTTGCAAAACACGGAGGCACAGCTTGATACATTGAAAGCAGATGCAAATACAAGTGCTGAGCAGAAAGAGGCTCTTGATAAATTGCGAGCTGAATATAACAAGTTTAAAGCTGATGCGGCTGCTGAAATTGCACAAACTAAAAAGGTTAATGCTATCAATCTTGCTTTGAAAGATACCACCGCACACAATCCATCAACCTTGATGAAGTTTATTGATGTTGATGCCGTTGAACTTGATGAAAATGGCACGCCTAAACTTGATGACATTATCACAGGTTTAAAGGAAAGTGACCCCTATCTTTTTAAGTCAGATGATGATAGCACACCTAACCCAAACATTGTACCGCCAGGCAATCCAGCCGCTAGCGGTGCAGGAGTATCAGACCCATTTCAAGCAATTATTGATGGGTACAAATAA
- a CDS encoding phage capsid protein: MSGNQNNPVRRYEKQYAGILQTVFGVRAAFTGALAPIQVMDGVQENSKAFSLKTNSTPVVIGTYATGANDGGFGDGSGAKSRFGKLTEIKYDNTDVEYDYTLAIHEGLDQYTVNNDLNAAIADRLKLQSEAQTRQMNTRIGKFLSDSAGKTEALADFAEDKVKALFNKINAYYINQEVTASITVYLRPELYNAIIDMTANTSAKGSSVSIDNNGLARYKGFTLVETPAQYFATGTLAVFSPDGIVIPFVGISTARTIQTEDFDGVKLQAAAKGGTFVLEDNKKAIVKITGSIVD; the protein is encoded by the coding sequence ATGTCAGGTAATCAAAACAATCCTGTACGTCGCTACGAAAAGCAGTATGCAGGAATTTTACAAACAGTTTTTGGAGTGCGTGCAGCCTTTACAGGAGCTTTAGCTCCTATTCAAGTGATGGATGGAGTACAGGAAAATTCTAAGGCATTCTCATTGAAAACAAATAGTACACCTGTTGTCATTGGCACTTATGCAACAGGAGCTAATGATGGAGGTTTTGGGGATGGTTCTGGAGCTAAATCACGCTTTGGGAAATTGACGGAAATCAAATATGACAATACAGATGTTGAGTATGATTATACGTTGGCAATCCATGAAGGACTTGATCAGTACACTGTCAATAATGATTTGAATGCAGCTATTGCAGACCGTTTGAAATTGCAATCAGAGGCACAAACACGCCAAATGAATACACGAATTGGTAAATTCTTGTCTGATAGTGCTGGTAAAACGGAAGCACTTGCTGATTTTGCGGAAGATAAGGTCAAGGCCTTGTTTAACAAAATAAATGCTTATTACATCAATCAAGAAGTCACTGCCTCTATCACTGTTTATCTTCGCCCAGAGCTTTACAATGCCATTATTGATATGACAGCCAACACCTCCGCAAAAGGGTCTAGCGTATCTATTGATAATAATGGACTTGCTCGTTACAAAGGATTTACTTTGGTTGAAACACCAGCACAATATTTTGCAACAGGGACTCTGGCTGTATTTTCTCCAGATGGCATTGTTATTCCTTTTGTTGGTATTTCAACAGCTCGTACGATTCAGACAGAAGATTTTGACGGCGTGAAATTGCAAGCAGCAGCTAAAGGCGGAACTTTTGTGCTTGAGGACAATAAAAAGGCAATTGTCAAAATCACTGGTTCAATTGTGGACTAA
- a CDS encoding tape measure protein translates to MADGKVTITVDLDGTSAQQGVKQLKGLLQGLGESSSSGFNTGTKSALGFGTAMAIASKAVSVGMSAISSSMGGAISRYDTMNKFPKMMSALGYSADDAKNAVSELSKGIDGLPTALDEVVATAQGLTMMNGDLGKSTKLTLALNNAFLSSGASAGDASRGLIQFTQMMAKGEVDMQSWRTLMETMPVGLNKVAEAFGYTGASAKNDLYAALKEGHITFDQFSDKLIELNEGVGGFAELAQINSDGIATAMSRIKTAVVRNMEGVIRSFDEAAKAKGLPTITEGLDKFRLSINSAFSNATPYVSKFVDVLSWVVDAAKRMWEAFKNTGAVTSLTQAFSAIQGALEHVFSSLGQNTGFVEGLGRAFGEIVKWIADAVTKGAEFISALPPGTIQTIAGAVLGAVAAFKGFKTVSGILKGVSSSFGLIKAALSANPFMIAVVGLGALVGAFITAYNTSETFRAKVDGVVNAVKKFLDGLDPERMKSWAATIAAVAGGFAVFKMLNGWNPFKAFGTGGKSALDSVKNALSGTSGQATQSKGIIEQVFSGLGSLITSIAQGISTVLQGLATALSTVAQGFGTAAAMASPAQWLSMGAAMLMVGAGVALASAGIYVLVQAAIQLASAGSGAAIALAGLGVGIAAMAGVFALLGPALTASAAGMVAFGAAVALIGAGIGMAAAGLAMLASQLPTIAAYGTSASGAILALSAAIIAFGAGVAIAGAGLVVLSAGLVAFGAAAVVAAAGGVALAAGIVVVSAAVAAFGLALQPVASAVKKMGQGAKDAGAGTKQLASGLQSITSLPLGSLVTHLGAVAIGIGKISGKGGEIASVGAGMRQLGQGLTTIATSGMLAVTTMTAIGTAITQLSTQMTTLPMTLTLAASGFATFSSQAVAGMAGLSAINAPLMALKTEMMTLTPAFMMASAGVTSFGSQAMAVGASFAVLGAGITVVRTGLDGVSTAFILVGSSAVATSGQIQSMASSTQAVISAFTAMSGQVQSSMQAILSVVRSVGSQMRSQGRQIGQQTAQNIAQGIRGGVGQSTSAMQALVSAVRSTGMAGVGSMRSIGAMIGQGLAAGMMSALGAVTAAANALVAQAERAAQAKARIHSPSRLFRDNVGRFISQGMAVGIEKDAYKVDDAMGSVYRQIQDFSYKPEDIIGVGKTKLSKIVQVKSDFENAIKAKVEAAKEKSNNLVERALDIAEKAVERPSELVLDDGTLVAKTGDKYKDYQDRQSRMRDRMRGITL, encoded by the coding sequence ATGGCAGATGGTAAGGTTACGATTACCGTTGACCTAGACGGAACGAGTGCCCAACAGGGTGTGAAACAATTAAAAGGTCTTTTACAAGGGCTAGGAGAAAGCTCATCTAGTGGTTTTAACACAGGTACTAAGTCGGCTTTAGGTTTTGGTACAGCTATGGCAATTGCTAGTAAGGCTGTATCTGTTGGGATGAGTGCCATTTCAAGCTCAATGGGTGGAGCGATTAGTCGTTATGACACTATGAATAAATTTCCTAAGATGATGTCAGCTCTGGGCTATTCAGCAGATGATGCAAAGAATGCAGTTAGTGAACTGTCAAAAGGAATTGATGGATTGCCTACTGCTCTTGATGAAGTTGTTGCAACCGCTCAAGGTTTGACAATGATGAACGGTGATTTAGGGAAATCAACCAAACTTACCCTAGCCCTCAACAATGCCTTTCTATCGTCAGGGGCATCGGCGGGAGATGCTAGTCGTGGGCTTATTCAATTTACCCAAATGATGGCAAAAGGTGAGGTAGATATGCAGTCATGGCGTACCCTCATGGAAACAATGCCAGTAGGTCTTAACAAGGTTGCAGAGGCGTTTGGCTATACAGGGGCATCAGCTAAAAATGATTTGTATGCGGCACTTAAAGAGGGGCATATCACCTTTGACCAATTTAGTGATAAGTTGATTGAGCTAAATGAGGGCGTAGGTGGTTTTGCAGAACTTGCCCAAATCAATTCTGACGGTATTGCTACGGCTATGTCTAGGATTAAGACAGCAGTTGTCCGAAATATGGAGGGAGTGATTAGATCTTTTGATGAGGCAGCTAAAGCCAAAGGCTTACCAACAATTACCGAGGGATTGGATAAGTTTAGGTTAAGTATTAACTCTGCTTTTTCAAATGCCACACCTTATGTTAGTAAGTTTGTTGATGTGCTTTCATGGGTTGTTGATGCTGCTAAACGGATGTGGGAGGCATTCAAAAATACAGGGGCAGTTACTTCCCTAACCCAAGCCTTTTCAGCTATACAGGGTGCACTAGAGCATGTCTTTTCAAGTCTTGGTCAAAACACAGGATTTGTAGAAGGACTAGGTAGAGCTTTTGGCGAGATCGTCAAATGGATTGCAGACGCAGTTACAAAAGGTGCTGAATTTATTTCAGCATTACCACCGGGGACAATTCAAACAATAGCGGGAGCTGTTTTAGGAGCGGTAGCAGCGTTTAAAGGCTTTAAGACGGTATCTGGCATCTTGAAAGGAGTTTCATCATCGTTTGGGCTTATTAAAGCCGCATTAAGTGCTAATCCATTTATGATTGCTGTTGTTGGTCTTGGAGCTTTAGTTGGTGCATTTATAACAGCTTATAACACAAGTGAAACTTTTAGAGCAAAGGTTGATGGTGTTGTTAATGCTGTTAAGAAATTTCTTGATGGGCTTGATCCAGAGAGGATGAAAAGCTGGGCTGCTACGATTGCAGCAGTAGCAGGAGGTTTTGCAGTATTTAAAATGCTAAATGGTTGGAATCCATTTAAAGCATTTGGAACTGGTGGAAAATCAGCTTTAGATAGCGTTAAAAATGCCTTATCTGGAACGAGTGGACAAGCCACTCAATCCAAAGGCATTATAGAGCAGGTCTTTTCTGGTTTAGGATCACTGATAACCTCTATTGCTCAAGGTATTTCAACCGTTTTACAGGGTTTAGCAACCGCCTTATCAACTGTTGCTCAGGGATTTGGTACGGCGGCAGCTATGGCAAGCCCTGCTCAATGGTTATCCATGGGTGCGGCAATGCTTATGGTTGGTGCTGGTGTTGCTCTGGCTAGTGCTGGTATCTATGTCTTGGTACAGGCGGCAATTCAATTGGCATCTGCTGGTAGTGGTGCAGCTATCGCTCTTGCAGGTCTTGGTGTGGGGATTGCGGCTATGGCTGGTGTGTTCGCTCTTCTTGGTCCAGCTTTAACCGCATCGGCTGCTGGTATGGTTGCCTTTGGTGCAGCTGTTGCCCTTATTGGTGCTGGTATTGGTATGGCGGCCGCAGGTTTAGCCATGCTAGCAAGTCAGCTACCAACTATTGCTGCCTATGGTACAAGTGCCTCTGGTGCTATTCTTGCCCTAAGTGCTGCAATCATCGCTTTTGGTGCAGGTGTGGCCATAGCTGGTGCAGGCCTCGTAGTCTTATCTGCTGGCTTGGTTGCTTTTGGTGCGGCTGCAGTGGTAGCCGCTGCTGGTGGTGTAGCCCTTGCTGCAGGTATTGTGGTGGTGTCTGCTGCTGTTGCTGCCTTTGGTCTAGCATTGCAACCTGTGGCCTCAGCTGTCAAGAAAATGGGTCAAGGTGCAAAAGATGCAGGAGCAGGAACAAAACAGCTTGCCAGTGGATTACAATCTATTACTAGCTTACCTCTTGGAAGTCTGGTCACACATCTTGGAGCTGTTGCTATTGGTATAGGAAAAATCTCTGGGAAAGGTGGGGAGATTGCTAGTGTTGGTGCAGGTATGAGACAGCTAGGCCAAGGATTAACGACTATTGCCACCTCTGGGATGTTGGCAGTAACCACTATGACTGCCATAGGTACAGCTATCACTCAATTATCAACTCAAATGACCACTTTACCAATGACCTTGACTTTAGCAGCTAGTGGATTTGCTACGTTTTCAAGTCAGGCAGTAGCAGGGATGGCCGGATTATCAGCTATCAATGCACCATTGATGGCACTTAAAACTGAAATGATGACATTAACCCCAGCTTTCATGATGGCAAGTGCAGGGGTGACAAGTTTTGGATCTCAAGCAATGGCAGTGGGAGCATCCTTTGCTGTACTTGGTGCAGGTATAACCGTTGTGAGAACAGGACTTGATGGTGTATCTACTGCTTTTATCCTCGTTGGTTCAAGTGCCGTTGCTACTAGTGGACAAATACAATCCATGGCCAGCAGTACTCAGGCTGTTATTTCAGCCTTTACTGCTATGAGTGGGCAAGTGCAATCATCGATGCAGGCCATTTTATCTGTTGTTAGGTCTGTTGGTAGTCAGATGAGGTCACAAGGTCGTCAAATTGGACAGCAGACAGCCCAAAATATCGCTCAAGGTATTAGAGGTGGCGTTGGGCAATCAACTAGTGCCATGCAAGCCTTAGTGAGTGCTGTACGTTCAACTGGTATGGCAGGAGTTGGCTCTATGCGAAGCATTGGTGCGATGATTGGACAAGGTTTGGCGGCTGGTATGATGTCAGCTTTGGGAGCTGTTACGGCGGCTGCTAATGCTCTTGTAGCTCAAGCGGAGAGAGCAGCGCAAGCCAAGGCAAGAATCCACTCACCATCACGACTATTCAGAGATAATGTCGGGCGTTTCATCTCTCAAGGTATGGCAGTTGGTATTGAGAAAGATGCGTACAAGGTAGATGATGCCATGGGCAGTGTTTACAGACAAATTCAAGATTTTAGCTATAAGCCAGAGGACATCATCGGAGTTGGTAAAACTAAATTATCTAAGATAGTACAAGTGAAATCAGACTTTGAGAACGCTATTAAAGCTAAAGTTGAAGCTGCAAAAGAGAAAAGCAATAACCTTGTGGAGAGGGCACTTGATATTGCTGAGAAGGCGGTAGAACGCCCATCAGAACTTGTGCTTGATGATGGTACCCTTGTAGCTAAAACTGGGGACAAATACAAAGATTATCAAGATAGACAATCCAGAATGAGAGATAGAATGAGAGGGATTACGCTATGA